The following proteins are co-located in the Paludibaculum fermentans genome:
- a CDS encoding thioredoxin family protein: MKLRFVLFFLATCLLGAERAYDAKANPASDLKRAVEQARKEKKNILLEVGGEWCSWCHRLDQLFASNAGLLEEREKNFVFLKVNFSPENENKEFLAQYPKIEGYPHLIVLDSGGKMLRSQETDVLEEGKGYNLQRVSAFLREWAPKR; the protein is encoded by the coding sequence ATGAAGCTCCGTTTTGTTCTGTTCTTTCTCGCCACCTGCCTGTTGGGAGCCGAACGTGCGTATGATGCCAAAGCCAATCCGGCATCGGATTTGAAGCGGGCGGTAGAGCAGGCGCGCAAGGAGAAGAAGAACATCCTACTCGAGGTCGGAGGCGAATGGTGCAGTTGGTGCCATCGCCTGGACCAGCTTTTTGCTTCCAATGCCGGGTTGCTCGAGGAGCGGGAGAAGAACTTCGTGTTCCTGAAGGTGAACTTCAGCCCTGAAAACGAGAACAAGGAATTCCTTGCGCAGTACCCGAAGATTGAAGGCTATCCGCACCTGATCGTTCTGGATTCCGGCGGAAAGATGTTGCGATCCCAGGAGACGGACGTCCTGGAAGAAGGCAAGGGCTATAACCTGCAGCGGGTGAGTGCATTCCTGCGGGAATGGGCGCCCAAGCGGTAA
- a CDS encoding M23 family metallopeptidase yields MKYVLLIVFVVLLLAAPATLFFLSTAPIVEVTPAPKGLGVDNQLPVKVTSPHGVRFVTAVLTQGQARSVASQEQPAERWMFWKKHMAPSTQTLHLTAKKEQGFQGGPAKLVVEAAANDLRSSSDTKTYDVFISMEPPRLSVDDLEHIINQGGAELVTFTVAGYYTESGVMVGNYRFRSFPMPGGKNENDRFCLFAFPWDVSADTRPLVFARNPGGQEVTAPFRVKMHPKKFRKRELDLSDEFLQKAVSDIDPSGTGDKLDRFLRINGETRKQNNKTLADLRDQSEKRMLWTPPFQQLSNSKVEAFFADVRTYKYNGKKVDEQVHLGFDLSKVKQAPVVASNSGKVVWADRLGIYGNCVVVDHGYGLQSIYGHLSKIEVTKGQMVERGGELGRSGATGLAGGDHLHFSMQIDGVQVNPIEWWDAHWIKDRVMSKLNGPAPGGAKTATASKDEPEAEPKKVGHTARKHPKRR; encoded by the coding sequence GTGAAATACGTCCTCCTCATCGTTTTCGTCGTGCTTCTGCTGGCCGCGCCGGCGACCCTGTTCTTTCTGTCGACCGCCCCCATCGTGGAGGTGACTCCGGCGCCCAAAGGGCTCGGAGTGGACAACCAGCTTCCGGTGAAAGTAACCAGCCCGCATGGGGTGCGCTTCGTGACGGCGGTCCTGACACAAGGCCAGGCCCGAAGCGTGGCCTCCCAGGAACAGCCCGCTGAGCGCTGGATGTTCTGGAAGAAACACATGGCTCCCTCTACGCAGACCCTGCACCTGACGGCGAAAAAGGAGCAGGGCTTCCAGGGCGGGCCGGCCAAGCTGGTGGTGGAGGCGGCCGCCAACGACCTCCGCTCGTCCAGCGATACCAAGACCTACGACGTGTTCATCAGCATGGAGCCGCCCAGGCTCAGCGTGGACGACCTGGAGCACATCATCAACCAGGGCGGCGCCGAGTTGGTGACCTTCACCGTCGCCGGCTACTACACCGAGTCAGGCGTGATGGTGGGCAACTACCGGTTCCGCAGCTTCCCGATGCCGGGCGGCAAGAACGAGAACGATCGGTTCTGCCTTTTCGCCTTCCCCTGGGATGTCTCCGCCGACACTCGCCCGCTGGTATTCGCCCGCAACCCGGGCGGGCAGGAAGTGACCGCGCCGTTCCGGGTGAAGATGCACCCCAAGAAGTTCCGGAAGCGCGAACTGGACCTGTCCGATGAGTTCCTTCAGAAGGCGGTGAGTGACATCGATCCGAGTGGGACCGGCGACAAGCTGGATCGGTTCCTGCGCATCAACGGCGAGACCCGGAAGCAGAACAACAAGACACTGGCCGACCTGCGCGACCAGTCTGAGAAACGGATGCTCTGGACGCCGCCGTTCCAGCAGTTGTCGAACTCAAAGGTCGAAGCCTTCTTCGCGGATGTGCGGACATACAAGTACAACGGGAAGAAGGTAGACGAGCAGGTTCACCTGGGCTTTGATCTGTCCAAGGTGAAACAGGCGCCGGTGGTGGCCTCCAACTCCGGCAAGGTCGTGTGGGCCGACAGGCTGGGCATTTACGGGAATTGCGTCGTGGTGGATCACGGCTACGGCCTGCAGTCGATCTACGGGCATCTCAGCAAGATCGAAGTCACCAAGGGCCAGATGGTGGAGCGCGGCGGCGAATTGGGCCGCAGCGGCGCCACGGGACTGGCTGGGGGCGACCATCTGCACTTCTCCATGCAAATCGACGGCGTGCAGGTCAACCCCATCGAGTGGTGGGATGCGCACTGGATCAAGGATCGTGTCATGAGCAAACTGAACGGTCCGGCGCCGGGCGGAGCCAAGACAGCCACGGCATCCAAGGACGAACCGGAGGCGGAGCCCAAAAAGGTCGGGCACACGGCCAGGAAGCATCCTAAGCGGCGGTGA
- a CDS encoding mandelate racemase/muconate lactonizing enzyme family protein: protein MTRKWWKNRRGLSRRGFLGSAAGTAALGTFWANDTIEAYQNNVKTAGKPSDLKITDLRFAHVIGAPMRAPIIRIDTNQGISGYGEVRDGASVTYALMLKSRLLGKNPCNVDRIFREIKQFGFHARQAGGVCGVEMALWDLAGKAYNVPAYQLLGGKFRDKIRLYCDTTESHDPKVYGERLKKRRDEGFTFLKMDLGVDLVENIPGCVSAPLGTNQRSATLVPHMFTGMEITEKGIGLMCDYVGQIREMVGWDIPLAADHFGHLGVNSCIRLGKGLTKYNMAWLEDMVPWTQTELLKQITNAVDIPILTGEDIYLKEPFIELCRNHAVDMIQPDLATSGGLLETKKIGDAAMELGHAMAMHFAGTPISFMANVHCAAATENFIALENHSVDVPWWKNLVTGNDQPVYEKGWAVVPDKPGLGVEPNPDEVKKHLAPGTGYFEPTENWNNERSWDRLYS from the coding sequence ATGACTCGAAAATGGTGGAAGAACCGGCGCGGTCTCAGCCGCCGCGGATTCCTGGGGAGTGCCGCCGGAACGGCCGCCCTGGGCACATTCTGGGCGAATGACACGATTGAGGCCTATCAGAACAACGTCAAGACGGCCGGCAAGCCGTCGGACCTGAAGATCACGGACCTGCGGTTTGCCCATGTCATCGGTGCGCCGATGCGCGCGCCGATTATCCGGATCGATACCAATCAGGGCATCTCAGGTTATGGTGAGGTGCGCGACGGCGCCAGTGTCACCTACGCCCTGATGCTGAAGTCGCGGCTGCTGGGCAAGAATCCCTGCAACGTGGACAGGATTTTTCGCGAGATCAAACAGTTCGGCTTCCACGCGCGGCAGGCCGGCGGTGTCTGCGGCGTGGAGATGGCCCTGTGGGACCTGGCGGGCAAGGCCTACAACGTGCCGGCCTATCAGTTGCTGGGCGGCAAGTTCCGCGACAAGATCCGCCTCTACTGCGACACAACGGAATCGCACGATCCCAAAGTCTATGGCGAGCGGCTGAAGAAGCGCCGCGACGAGGGCTTCACGTTCCTCAAAATGGATCTGGGCGTGGATCTCGTGGAGAACATCCCGGGCTGCGTCTCAGCTCCTCTGGGTACGAATCAACGTTCCGCGACGCTGGTGCCGCATATGTTCACCGGCATGGAGATCACGGAAAAAGGTATCGGCCTGATGTGCGACTACGTCGGGCAGATCCGCGAGATGGTCGGCTGGGATATTCCTCTCGCTGCGGACCATTTCGGACACCTTGGTGTGAATTCCTGTATCCGGCTGGGCAAAGGCCTGACCAAGTACAACATGGCCTGGCTCGAAGACATGGTTCCCTGGACCCAGACGGAACTCTTGAAGCAGATCACCAACGCCGTGGATATCCCGATCCTGACGGGCGAGGACATCTACCTCAAGGAGCCGTTCATCGAGCTCTGCCGGAATCATGCGGTGGATATGATCCAGCCCGACCTGGCGACCTCCGGCGGGCTGCTGGAGACGAAGAAGATCGGCGACGCGGCGATGGAACTGGGGCATGCGATGGCCATGCACTTCGCCGGCACGCCGATTTCGTTCATGGCCAACGTCCATTGCGCGGCGGCGACGGAAAACTTCATCGCCCTGGAGAACCACTCAGTCGATGTCCCCTGGTGGAAGAACCTGGTGACGGGCAATGACCAACCGGTGTACGAGAAGGGCTGGGCGGTGGTCCCGGACAAGCCGGGCCTGGGTGTCGAGCCGAATCCGGATGAGGTGAAGAAGCACCTGGCGCCGGGCACCGGCTACTTCGAGCCCACTGAGAACTGGAACAACGAGCGAAGCTGGGACCGTCTGTATAGCTAG
- a CDS encoding RraA family protein: protein MKRLAPLAAALAAMLACPLFAQLGMFSKEQRVDLTREWKGERFPDGRPKVPDEVVQRLKTASAEEAWGTLRGAGYHLQFEGGWKTLNVTPGKRLVGRVVTAQFMPLRPDVNNFINDHGKQEGRVGRGQNSWVIDTLVKDDVMVVDLYGKIKDGTIIGDNLATSIMTKTGTGLVVNGAVRDPTGILEIPGFQVYTRDFHPSAIAEAMLTGINVPIRIGEVTVLPGDIVVSDPDGITFIPAHLAEKVADESELTQLRDNWGHQMLREQKYTPGEVDAGWSQKMIDEFNKFAESKGSKMRMKPRGN, encoded by the coding sequence ATGAAACGACTCGCACCGCTTGCCGCCGCGCTAGCGGCTATGCTCGCATGTCCGCTGTTCGCGCAGTTGGGCATGTTCAGCAAGGAACAACGCGTCGACCTGACGCGGGAATGGAAAGGGGAGCGCTTCCCCGACGGCCGGCCCAAGGTCCCGGATGAGGTAGTGCAGCGGCTGAAGACCGCCAGCGCGGAAGAGGCTTGGGGCACGCTGCGCGGGGCGGGCTACCATCTGCAGTTTGAGGGCGGCTGGAAGACGCTCAATGTGACACCCGGCAAGCGGCTGGTGGGCCGCGTGGTGACGGCTCAGTTCATGCCCTTGCGGCCCGACGTCAACAACTTCATCAACGATCATGGCAAGCAGGAAGGCCGTGTCGGGCGAGGGCAGAACTCCTGGGTGATCGACACCCTGGTGAAAGATGACGTGATGGTGGTCGACCTCTACGGCAAAATCAAGGACGGCACCATCATCGGCGACAACCTGGCGACCTCGATCATGACGAAGACCGGCACCGGCCTCGTGGTCAACGGCGCGGTACGCGACCCAACCGGCATCCTGGAGATCCCGGGCTTCCAGGTCTACACGCGCGACTTCCATCCCAGCGCCATCGCCGAGGCCATGCTGACCGGCATCAACGTGCCCATCCGGATCGGCGAAGTGACGGTGCTGCCCGGCGATATCGTGGTGAGCGATCCCGACGGCATCACGTTCATCCCCGCACATCTGGCCGAGAAGGTGGCGGATGAGAGCGAACTAACGCAACTGCGCGACAACTGGGGCCACCAGATGCTGCGCGAGCAGAAGTACACGCCGGGCGAAGTCGATGCCGGGTGGTCGCAGAAGATGATTGACGAATTCAACAAATTCGCCGAGTCGAAGGGTTCGAAGATGCGGATGAAACCGCGAGGGAATTGA
- a CDS encoding L-lactate permease — protein MQTWVQNYNPLNNEALSTIVSALPVLVLFYLLAIKKIAGHWAAISGLVTAVLVALLVFRMPPTMVLGATAHGAVYAAFWIAWVVVGAVFVYDLTVESGHFETIKGSIGGLTDDRRLQLLLIAFAFGAVLEGAGGGGAPVAVTASMMIGLGFRPFETAVVCLMANTAPVAWGGMGNPVRTLAAVTGLPESDLSATMGRILPPVALILPFWMVKTQVSWKDTWKVWPGCLAAGVGFAGLQFFWSNFIDASLVDIVSGMGALLICAVFFKIWQPKEVFRFAEERSQAKIVWKKYTTAQVFHAWSPFLLIAAFVVLWGLPPVKKMISETSVKMPVPGLHLLVTRTAPVVTTDVNEPAIFDFAWLASVGTATFLAGVVAGPVLGLSIPVTFRVFRKTCYRMRTGFLAIMAMICLAYVVRYCGMDAVMGLAMTKTGVFYPIFGTLIGWMGVALSGTDAGSNALFGNLQVVTANKLGLSPVLMAAANSTGGVMGKMVGAQSLIIACVAAGIEGREGDLFRAVFKHGLVLAALIGLIVTLYAYVLPGMVAHNHHFW, from the coding sequence ATGCAGACTTGGGTTCAAAATTATAATCCACTCAACAACGAAGCGCTCTCCACGATCGTCTCGGCGCTTCCCGTACTAGTGCTCTTTTACCTCCTCGCCATCAAAAAGATCGCCGGCCACTGGGCAGCGATCTCGGGCCTCGTAACTGCGGTTCTGGTGGCGCTTTTGGTCTTCCGCATGCCGCCCACGATGGTGCTGGGCGCGACAGCGCATGGTGCGGTGTACGCTGCCTTCTGGATCGCCTGGGTAGTCGTCGGCGCGGTCTTTGTCTATGACCTGACCGTGGAGAGCGGCCATTTCGAGACCATCAAGGGCTCCATCGGCGGGCTCACGGATGACCGGCGCCTGCAACTGCTCTTGATTGCCTTCGCGTTCGGCGCCGTGCTGGAAGGGGCGGGCGGAGGCGGAGCGCCTGTGGCCGTGACGGCGTCCATGATGATCGGACTCGGCTTCCGGCCATTCGAAACGGCAGTGGTTTGCCTGATGGCCAACACGGCTCCGGTGGCCTGGGGCGGCATGGGCAATCCCGTGCGCACGCTGGCCGCGGTGACGGGCCTGCCGGAATCGGATCTCAGCGCCACCATGGGACGCATCCTGCCGCCAGTCGCACTGATTCTCCCCTTCTGGATGGTAAAGACGCAGGTGAGCTGGAAGGATACCTGGAAGGTGTGGCCGGGCTGCCTGGCCGCGGGCGTCGGCTTCGCCGGCCTGCAGTTCTTCTGGTCGAACTTCATCGACGCCTCGCTGGTCGATATCGTCAGCGGCATGGGCGCCCTGCTGATCTGCGCGGTCTTCTTCAAGATATGGCAGCCGAAAGAGGTCTTCCGCTTCGCCGAGGAGCGAAGCCAGGCCAAGATCGTCTGGAAAAAGTACACCACCGCCCAGGTCTTTCATGCCTGGTCACCATTCCTGCTGATCGCGGCGTTCGTCGTCCTATGGGGCCTGCCGCCGGTCAAGAAGATGATCAGCGAAACGAGCGTCAAGATGCCGGTCCCGGGCCTGCATCTGCTGGTGACCAGGACCGCGCCTGTGGTGACCACGGACGTAAACGAGCCGGCAATCTTCGACTTCGCGTGGCTTGCCTCCGTAGGCACCGCCACCTTCCTGGCCGGCGTAGTGGCGGGCCCTGTCCTGGGCCTGTCGATCCCCGTCACGTTCCGGGTCTTCCGTAAGACCTGCTATCGAATGCGCACCGGATTCCTGGCCATCATGGCCATGATCTGCCTGGCCTATGTCGTGAGGTACTGCGGCATGGACGCCGTCATGGGACTGGCCATGACAAAGACAGGTGTGTTCTATCCCATATTCGGCACGCTCATCGGCTGGATGGGCGTGGCACTCAGCGGCACGGATGCGGGCTCGAATGCCCTCTTCGGCAACCTGCAGGTAGTGACTGCGAATAAGCTGGGGCTGAGCCCCGTACTGATGGCCGCGGCCAACTCCACGGGCGGCGTGATGGGCAAGATGGTGGGCGCGCAGTCGCTGATCATCGCCTGCGTCGCGGCGGGCATCGAGGGCAGGGAGGGCGACCTCTTCCGGGCCGTCTTCAAGCACGGACTGGTCCTGGCGGCACTGATAGGGCTCATCGTGACGTTGTACGCCTACGTCCTGCCCGGCATGGTCGCTCACAATCATCATTTCTGGTAA
- a CDS encoding L-lactate permease, which produces MQTWVQNYNPLNNEALSTIVSALPVLVLFYLLAIKKIAGHWAAISGLVTAVLVALLVFRMPPTMVLGATAHGAVYAAFWIAWVVVGAVFVYDLTVESGHFETIKGSIGGLTDDRRLRAVDSLTRPTANPQNPASSWGKSLRNSLNTDRSPPHFHCSASRRAHDGTPNPLRRPNSAPYPTKST; this is translated from the coding sequence ATGCAGACTTGGGTTCAAAATTATAATCCACTCAACAACGAAGCGCTCTCCACGATCGTCTCGGCGCTTCCCGTACTAGTGCTCTTTTACCTCCTCGCCATCAAAAAGATCGCCGGCCACTGGGCAGCGATCTCGGGCCTCGTGACTGCGGTTCTGGTGGCGCTTTTGGTCTTCCGCATGCCGCCCACGATGGTGCTGGGCGCGACAGCGCATGGTGCGGTGTACGCTGCCTTCTGGATCGCCTGGGTAGTCGTCGGCGCGGTCTTTGTCTATGACCTGACCGTGGAGAGCGGCCATTTCGAGACCATCAAGGGCTCCATCGGCGGGCTCACGGATGACCGGCGCCTGCGAGCCGTCGACAGCCTGACCCGTCCCACCGCGAATCCGCAAAACCCGGCCTCCAGTTGGGGCAAATCACTCAGGAACTCGCTCAACACCGACAGATCTCCTCCGCATTTCCACTGCTCCGCCAGTCGCCGAGCCCACGACGGCACCCCCAATCCGCTCAGAAGGCCGAACTCTGCGCCATATCCCACAAAAAGTACCTGA
- a CDS encoding RHS repeat-associated core domain-containing protein yields MSEFLSDLPQLEAGFCGFAVGRVRLSTAHPETGTTTFTYDAQGRVSTKVDAKNQKVENVYDAYGRVTMVKRYPVSTGAEDVNQRTTNTYDYDGSNSSTRNLWGRLAAVTVPNSVTEHYSYTSAGLLTSKASDFGGGIYMVPTVDYSYDTEGRMTQMVYPQYGHLVPPSSYAMYSQRLTLNYSYDSVGQLQGMTAGSGSGTNLVTSATYNAAGQLLSLNRPNSVTVDTATELPSGSGGLSAETFQYNGRNQLTRQTFLYSDIEYRFSATANDGRLTQKKNWISTEEENYTYDSLGRLATAYTTGPEWGLSWVYDGFGNRLQQNVTKGTAPSTVQTVNAATNRLNGAGFAYDSNGNMTDWSTPSGSVTASYDIDNRMTQITTPSVSETYKYGPGNLRVKKYQGGTWTYTVYGQGGEVLGTYTLCTAAGTSFLCDARLRVYFGGRPILNGWTGVKPDRLGSPDGTHGRVYPYGEVSGSVSVDQDETFTTYKRDVSTGLDYAQNRYYAAAWGRFTGADPGPSAITNPDSWNRYTYSWGDPINMNDPNGRLPIWIGIPYPILDPTAVPALTEVMMNYISLERTTNNLRNIARTYGIDKLAPTCVSAFKDIEVTSAGLAALNIKTKYYNIEADEGAISIQEATGLTVEGFTTLSEYTEIADGLELRAFSFVGQTTNAVFIAHRFWDNENQYGQSLSTLLKQGKTLIHELLHLITGLDDVPLAKRLRISGAQDLKDTEAHKAIASELIKNYLTGDCDPFFLDPKQ; encoded by the coding sequence TTGAGCGAGTTCCTGAGTGATTTGCCCCAACTGGAGGCCGGGTTTTGCGGATTCGCGGTGGGACGGGTCAGGCTGTCGACGGCTCACCCCGAGACGGGGACGACGACTTTCACGTATGACGCGCAGGGCCGCGTCTCGACCAAGGTAGACGCCAAGAACCAAAAAGTCGAGAATGTCTATGATGCGTATGGACGCGTGACGATGGTGAAACGCTATCCGGTGTCGACTGGGGCCGAAGACGTGAACCAACGGACGACGAACACCTACGACTACGACGGGTCGAACTCCTCCACCCGCAATCTGTGGGGGCGGCTGGCGGCCGTGACGGTCCCGAACTCCGTGACGGAGCACTACAGCTACACCTCGGCCGGGTTGTTGACCAGCAAGGCGTCCGACTTCGGCGGCGGCATCTACATGGTGCCCACCGTCGATTACTCCTACGACACCGAGGGCCGGATGACGCAGATGGTGTACCCGCAATATGGGCACCTGGTGCCGCCGTCCTCCTACGCGATGTACTCGCAACGGCTGACTTTGAACTACAGCTATGACTCGGTGGGGCAGTTGCAGGGGATGACGGCGGGCAGCGGCTCGGGGACCAATCTGGTGACTTCGGCCACCTACAACGCCGCCGGCCAATTGCTTTCGCTCAACCGGCCGAACTCCGTAACCGTGGATACGGCGACGGAGTTGCCCTCGGGCAGCGGCGGACTCTCGGCGGAGACGTTCCAATACAACGGCCGGAATCAGCTCACGAGGCAGACCTTCCTGTACTCGGACATCGAGTACCGGTTTTCGGCGACAGCGAACGACGGGCGGCTGACGCAGAAGAAGAACTGGATCAGCACGGAGGAAGAAAACTACACCTACGACTCGCTCGGCCGGTTGGCGACAGCCTACACGACGGGTCCGGAGTGGGGTTTGTCCTGGGTGTATGACGGATTCGGCAACAGGCTGCAGCAGAATGTGACGAAGGGGACGGCCCCGTCGACGGTGCAGACGGTGAACGCGGCGACGAACCGGCTGAACGGCGCAGGGTTCGCCTACGACTCGAATGGGAACATGACGGACTGGTCGACGCCGTCCGGGTCGGTGACGGCTTCGTACGACATCGACAACCGCATGACGCAGATCACGACGCCGAGTGTCTCGGAAACGTACAAATACGGCCCAGGAAACCTGCGAGTGAAAAAGTATCAGGGCGGAACGTGGACGTACACGGTGTATGGGCAGGGCGGCGAGGTGCTGGGGACCTACACGCTGTGCACGGCAGCCGGGACATCGTTTCTGTGCGATGCGCGGCTGCGGGTGTACTTCGGCGGCCGGCCGATACTGAATGGGTGGACGGGGGTGAAGCCGGATCGATTGGGGAGCCCGGATGGGACGCATGGCCGGGTGTATCCGTATGGAGAGGTATCGGGGTCGGTGTCGGTGGATCAGGACGAGACGTTCACGACCTACAAACGGGACGTCTCGACTGGGCTGGATTATGCTCAGAACCGGTATTATGCGGCGGCTTGGGGGAGGTTTACTGGTGCTGATCCGGGGCCCTCTGCCATCACAAATCCTGACTCCTGGAATAGGTACACCTACAGCTGGGGTGATCCAATTAACATGAATGACCCGAATGGGCGACTACCGATTTGGATTGGCATTCCTTATCCGATACTTGATCCAACTGCTGTTCCCGCACTCACTGAAGTCATGATGAATTACATTTCTCTCGAAAGAACAACAAACAATCTTCGTAATATAGCGCGGACATACGGCATAGACAAGTTGGCACCCACTTGCGTTAGCGCATTTAAAGACATTGAAGTAACATCGGCCGGACTAGCAGCGCTAAACATAAAAACCAAATACTACAACATTGAAGCTGATGAAGGCGCGATATCAATTCAGGAAGCAACGGGGCTCACCGTGGAAGGATTCACAACACTGAGCGAGTACACCGAGATCGCAGATGGCCTTGAATTGCGGGCCTTTTCCTTCGTCGGACAAACGACAAATGCGGTATTCATAGCACATCGGTTTTGGGATAACGAGAATCAATACGGACAAAGCTTATCAACGTTGCTTAAGCAGGGAAAAACGCTAATTCACGAATTGCTTCATTTGATTACGGGGCTAGACGATGTTCCATTAGCAAAGCGGCTACGCATTTCTGGCGCACAAGACCTTAAGGATACAGAAGCACATAAAGCTATCGCCTCGGAGCTAATTAAAAACTACTTAACTGGAGATTGTGACCCGTTCTTTCTTGACCCAAAGCAATAA
- a CDS encoding RHS repeat-associated core domain-containing protein, with protein MPELSPQRVSTKVDAKNQKVENVYDAYGRVTMVKRYPVSTGAEDVNQRTTNTYDYDGSNSSTRNLWGRLAAVTVPNSVTEHYSYTSAGLLTSKASDFGGGIYMVPTVDYSYDTEGRMTQMVYPQYGHLVPPSSYAMYSQRLTLNYSYDSVGQLQGMTAGSGSGTNLVTSATYNAAGQLLSLNRPNSVTVDPATELPSGMVGLSAETFQYNGRNQLTEQTGLGTDINCRYSSTANDGRLTQKKNWVSTEEENYTYDSLGRLATAYTTGPEWGLSWVYDGFGNRLQQNVTKGTAPSTVQTVNAATNRLNGAGFAYDSNGNMTDWSTPSGSVTASYDIDNRMTQITTPSVSETYKYGPGNLRVKKYQGGTWTYTVYGQGGEVLGTYTLCTAAGTSFLCDARLRVYFGGRLILNGWTGVKPDRLGSPDGTHGRVYPYGEVSGSVSVDQDETFTTYKRDVSTGLDYAQNRYYASSWGRFTTADPYRASGGAGNPGSWNRYAYVEGDPVNHIDPKGLQAMNPGYVCPYFDPEHWLTCYFTDPSPGGEPGVGPGPAPPPESPDPVPADPNYINNQIVAGVRAQSSSLLRSNTDCAGLFGAFSDSAAQFMDQVPIVLISSAAVPDAKPGTGGFTSHDSGGAIFLFTNRYFFTNLLENGTPATSAPVFNGLSMNEMQQTILIHELLHWIGVVGADADPNQQITLPSGETVSGSEGVTMAVKSHCFGK; from the coding sequence ATGCCGGAACTGAGCCCCCAGCGCGTCTCGACCAAGGTAGACGCCAAGAACCAAAAAGTCGAGAATGTCTATGATGCGTATGGACGCGTGACGATGGTGAAACGCTATCCGGTGTCGACTGGGGCGGAAGACGTGAACCAACGGACGACGAACACCTACGACTACGACGGGTCGAACTCTTCCACCCGCAATCTGTGGGGGCGACTGGCGGCCGTGACGGTGCCGAACTCCGTGACGGAGCACTACAGCTACACCTCGGCCGGGTTGTTGACCAGCAAGGCGTCCGACTTCGGTGGCGGCATCTACATGGTGCCCACCGTCGATTACTCCTACGACACCGAGGGCCGGATGACGCAGATGGTGTACCCGCAATATGGGCACCTGGTGCCGCCGTCCTCCTATGCGATGTACTCGCAACGGCTGACTTTGAACTACAGCTATGACTCGGTGGGGCAGTTGCAAGGGATGACGGCGGGCAGCGGGTCGGGGACCAATCTGGTGACATCAGCCACCTACAACGCCGCCGGGCAATTGCTCTCTCTCAACCGGCCGAACTCCGTGACGGTGGACCCGGCGACGGAGCTGCCTTCCGGCATGGTGGGTCTCTCAGCGGAAACGTTCCAGTACAATGGGCGGAATCAGTTAACGGAGCAGACGGGCCTGGGCACGGACATCAATTGCCGGTATTCGTCGACAGCGAACGACGGGAGGCTGACACAGAAAAAGAACTGGGTGAGCACGGAGGAGGAAAACTACACCTACGACTCGCTCGGCCGTTTGGCGACAGCCTACACGACGGGTCCGGAGTGGGGTTTGTCCTGGGTGTATGACGGATTCGGCAACAGGCTGCAGCAGAATGTGACGAAGGGGACGGCCCCGTCGACGGTGCAGACGGTGAACGCGGCGACGAACCGGCTGAACGGCGCAGGGTTCGCCTACGACTCGAATGGGAACATGACGGACTGGTCGACGCCGTCCGGGTCGGTGACGGCTTCGTACGACATCGACAACCGCATGACGCAGATCACGACGCCGAGTGTCTCGGAAACGTACAAATACGGCCCAGGAAACCTGCGAGTGAAAAAGTATCAGGGCGGAACGTGGACGTACACGGTGTATGGGCAGGGCGGCGAGGTGCTGGGGACCTACACGCTGTGCACGGCAGCCGGGACGTCGTTTCTGTGCGATGCGCGGCTGCGGGTGTACTTCGGCGGGCGGCTGATACTGAATGGGTGGACGGGCGTGAAACCGGACCGTCTGGGGAGTCCGGATGGGACGCATGGCCGGGTGTATCCGTATGGAGAGGTTTCGGGGTCGGTGTCTGTGGATCAGGACGAGACCTTCACTACCTATAAACGAGACGTCTCGACCGGGCTGGATTATGCTCAGAACCGGTATTATGCGAGTTCATGGGGGAGGTTTACCACGGCGGATCCGTACCGGGCTAGCGGGGGGGCGGGGAATCCGGGGTCTTGGAATCGGTACGCGTATGTGGAGGGAGACCCAGTAAATCACATCGACCCGAAGGGACTTCAAGCAATGAACCCCGGATATGTATGTCCATACTTTGACCCAGAACATTGGCTTACCTGCTACTTTACAGATCCCAGTCCGGGAGGTGAGCCTGGGGTTGGGCCCGGCCCTGCGCCTCCACCAGAATCTCCGGATCCAGTCCCAGCTGATCCCAACTACATAAACAATCAAATCGTTGCAGGAGTTCGGGCGCAGTCATCTTCACTCTTAAGATCAAATACGGACTGTGCCGGCCTATTCGGTGCTTTCAGTGATTCTGCAGCTCAGTTCATGGACCAAGTCCCCATCGTCCTAATCTCTTCTGCGGCAGTCCCCGATGCAAAACCAGGGACTGGCGGGTTTACGAGTCATGATAGTGGTGGTGCTATATTTTTATTTACAAATCGTTATTTCTTTACTAATTTACTGGAAAACGGAACGCCGGCAACGTCTGCACCAGTATTCAATGGTCTGAGCATGAATGAGATGCAGCAGACAATTTTGATACACGAACTACTGCATTGGATCGGAGTCGTAGGGGCAGATGCCGACCCCAATCAGCAAATAACTCTTCCCAGCGGTGAGACGGTTTCTGGCTCAGAAGGAGTAACCATGGCCGTAAAATCGCACTGTTTTGGCAAATGA